The sequence TGCAGACCGCCGTGATCCGCCGCCGCAAGGTCCGCCTGGCCTACGCAGGCCGCACCGGAGCGGCGACGGAACGGCTGGTCGACCCGTGGGGTCTGATCGACAAGGACGACATCTGGTACCTGCTGGCGGATACCGACCGAGGACGGCGAACCTTCCGCGTCGACCGGATCACCCGGGCCGAGCCCACCGGCCTTCCCGCCGAACGCCCTGACGACTTCACCCTGGCCGGCGCCTGGCAGGAGGTCGTCGACGATATCGAACGGCGTCGCTCGCGCACATGGGCGACCGTGCTCGTCGAGGAGCGGTTCGTGCCGATCCTGCGCGACCAGTTCGGACGGCACTGCCACACCGACGGCGAGGCCGACCACGGGCGGGTCCGGGTCCGGCTGGCCGCCCCGACCCCGCTGGACATCGCCCGCCACCTCGCCGGCTGGGGGACGCTGCTCGACGTCGTCGAGCCCGGCAGCGTCCGGCGCGAACTCGCCCGGATCGGCGCCGAACTCGCCGGCCGCTACACCGGCGATCCAGAGGGGCAGAGCGGGCAAGACCAGGCTTCGGGTGAGGGCCGGGACCGATGAAGAGCGGTTCATGCTCCGGCAGCGCGCACGACGCGATGTCCGCCGCGCGATCTCACGGCCGTCGTGCGGTTCACCGCGCGGGTAATGGTCAGGGGTGGCTGAACAGGGCGGGAATTCGTTCGAGGATGCCGCCGGCGAAGGTGTCGTAGAGGCCGAGGGGTTCGAGGTGGACGTAGCCGATGTG is a genomic window of Actinomadura citrea containing:
- a CDS encoding helix-turn-helix transcriptional regulator, whose amino-acid sequence is MRADRLVAVLLLMQVRGRVTAADVAAELQVSVATARRDLEALASAGVPVYPQPGRGGGWQLVGGARTDLSGLTAAEAQALFLLAGPAAVSPEARAALRKLMGALPRTFRTDAGAAMDATIVDPVRWGERDRPRPAMVDLLQTAVIRRRKVRLAYAGRTGAATERLVDPWGLIDKDDIWYLLADTDRGRRTFRVDRITRAEPTGLPAERPDDFTLAGAWQEVVDDIERRRSRTWATVLVEERFVPILRDQFGRHCHTDGEADHGRVRVRLAAPTPLDIARHLAGWGTLLDVVEPGSVRRELARIGAELAGRYTGDPEGQSGQDQASGEGRDR